The proteins below are encoded in one region of Epinephelus lanceolatus isolate andai-2023 chromosome 7, ASM4190304v1, whole genome shotgun sequence:
- the rmnd5b gene encoding E3 ubiquitin-protein transferase RMND5B, with the protein MEQCACVERELEKVLHRFVMYGHQSEERLDELLRSVCEIRGQLVAFGVQDADLSVLSQTMAQCCKNIKETVQMLASRHKDIHGSVSKVGKAIDRNFDAEISAVVAETVWDTPERQKYLSETIVEHLYRQGMLSVAEDLCQESGVVIDMSMKQPFLELNRILEALRMQDLRPALEWAVTNRQRLLDLNSSLEFKLHRLYFISLLSGGIANQMEALQYARHFQPFASQHQRDIQILMGSLVYLRHGIENSPYRSLLETNQWAEICNIFTRDACALLGLSVESPLSVSFASGCMALPVLMNIKQVIEQRQCSGVWTHKDELPIEIDLGKKCWYHSVFACPILRQQTSESNPPMKLICGHVISRDALNKLTNAGKLKCPYCPMEQNPSHAKQIYF; encoded by the exons ATGGAACAGTGTGCGTGTGTCGAGCGGGAGCTGGAGAAAGTGCTTCATCGCTTTGTAATGTACGGCCACCAGTCTGAGGAGAGGCTAGACGAGCTCCTGCGCAGCGTCTGCGAGATTCGAGGACAGCTAGTTGCTTTCG GAGTACAAGATGCAGACTTATCAGTCCTATCTCAGACTATGGCACAGTGTTGTAAGAACATCAAAGAAACAGTGCAGATGCTAGCCTCCCGACATAAGGACATCCATGGCAGTGTGTCAAAAGTGGGCAAAGCCATTGACAGG AATTTTGATGCAGAGATCAGTGCTGTGGTGGCCGAGACAGTGTGGGACACCccagaaagacagaaatacCTGAGTGAGACCATTGTGGAGCACCTGTACAGACAAGGGATGCTCAGTGTAGCAGAGGATCTTTGTCAG GAGTCTGGTGTAGTTATAGATATGAGTATGAAGCAGCCTTTCCTGGAGCTGAACAGAATTCTTGAAGCTCTGAGGATGCAGGACCTCAGGCCGGCACTAGA ATGGGCTGTGACGAATCGGCAGCGCCTTTTGGACTTGAACAGCAGTCTAGAGTTCAAATTGCACCGCTTGTACTTCATCAGCCTGCTCAGCGGGGGAATCGCCAACCAAATGGAGGCCCTGCAGTATGCCAGACACTTTCAGCCCTTCGCCTCCCAACACCAGAGAG ATATTCAGATTCTGATGGGCAGTCTGGTGTACCTGCGTCACGGCATCGAGAACTCTCCGTACCGCAGTCTGCTGGAGACAAATCAGTGGGCAGAGATCTGTAACATCTTCACCCGGGATGCCTGTGCTTTACTGGGCCTGTCTGTAGAGTCCCCACTCAGTGTTAG ttTTGCATCGGGCTGTATGGCCTTGCCAGTGCTGATGAACATCAAGCAGGTGATAGAGCAAAGACAGTGCAGCGGAGTCTGGACGCACAAAGATGAGCTGCCT aTTGAAATCGACCTTGGGAAAAAATGCTGGTACCACTCTGTGTTCGCCTGCCCAATCCTCAGGCAGCAAACCTCAGAGAGCAATCCTCCCATGAAGCTCATCTGTGGCCACGTCATCTCCAGAGATGCCCTCAACAAATTGACTAACGCTGGGAA GTTGAAATGTCCGTACTGCCCCATGGAGCAGAATCCTTCACACGCCAAGCAGATCTACTTTTGA
- the LOC117260961 gene encoding uncharacterized protein LOC117260961: MDSWTLQGDSYSFLRSTPHRNFSLCHRDGTPNHVEIFDIINVPSQRSAISETTCLCDIFGDDCETPSLSSSPAVGAFVPSQREVDGTAAASPLVDDLNDSGSYHTAPGSSEGEEGFEDSRERLYSPLLQSESSERRQPEGEGLSLGHSEVSEDTSPILDPKSKSPVPQLSTASPSSEVVSTAEWTPSPGHNSPFTLSTEGRASSLSSSSVEKRCSPLSPNPREAHSETETRRSTPTVKDKLNSPLHQSLSQSPSPEPRNCVSSSSSESVNTQLLPEFRVTQVSPEPRSSYFNQHSSPSPEPTSKDFTKSAFESRAILSSPLPSFSGTELTSQSTETLASPELRNRPYSPYTQASSPFSELRGRVSLPDLLSRGSTPDIEHHTHTPELISEPSTAERDTTTTPDSQDTRLSPASAVSTPAPRYTPPSPVISIATSPELVESSISPQLRQTAPSPGLLSAASPITTGARTPSPSSSDKIRHISTPSESRAQVSSPVVTYSLSPSPGVTSSCSPIEHRHTAPSPEIRITASSPEFGRRECSSDVETTSESSLPEPHSDSASSRSLTSSPHITGISYCVVQPEDRNTPPFPELSRLSTPEPDRTLVSPEARSPTPSRDSIQSSIAESTGTPRDSPHLSSALQPEIPLSPKPRYQTPSPQLKHHTPSPEPRYQTTSSDEYQSPSLQHRSRDPSPAASSPEQRYHQHSPATLSTEYNPQYTQPTPPLRNTPEVEADLSSVDITQTKESVSPSFESDRVEKSGVAEIKSSSPVVTVQLPASISPFLAEEKVESSLKQQSTERKATPKEAYFQDNSSSASFPKEKQTISPSFIQKEDTYNNAPIAIKSPSPNLQVSKDRSPNISLVHNSPVQRLENPQPQFTAYPLTSESSSSFKSAWTPEPARRQLSTKVRRENRETITEDMAHHVNRRHTPSPPLTRFTPVHIIAPEKPYRPWQSRSRSPSQVEASSLSGNLKKAVTNREIPNVAYVDNNSQAHWVKQGRQLEMEREMHLEEDRIVGREQRRAREIERERKREERVPEKGKGWQGDASYRGEQVELSFNARNRKGPASRSTAPTSRETRQGLPTAHSYSEGLLATRQLQQQQSLLRLAPQQDTRGGGSSRRLHPPAPHNKNSAPGRAATNRPCQSSSSSMGSELDEADHEVKWFTDLAFRSLSSPEVDYLDMYNSSHRSSTNISQPSTQESPAGVSAAWPAYADFRGSAQKLDNDELSFQQPSAYYSDGLDPSRRYEMGSFECVDVAVEREDSRRVRRGVPKRQIQLKRKSNAEGKQDESSENSSPGLPVMVESPSLESHSRETFIRQHSTPAAMQGCYPSERSPEPHQQNERKSKLQKSASLDETCTKTKMATCLIKSVLSKKMQSVDKQPDEQTGEEGSPAFEENSPPTESSCAPLKESPKPDAHILSSSLQSDYSLSSDGLPVRGEPSTKDEAKPPKSFGGRSSNRPSSSSSSRSVNFSLTESEDTDSQSRNATSSGSEMRSEVKAPFDSKQSRSRVRRADDSKTWDGREAGDSANATAGNTAAPSATGASNTQARVTNRDQECENTEDHKQLQQGAKGAYMSQTQEITLKAVEKKKASLNVCLTPEAENKPEASSPVLEERLETSVDEKTEEDEENGNNKVKVPIHKVRDVRRLVKNTYNLSFKATSAVTPSSVDEERMETFNEERREDVIAEEEREVRQEIRREERREDREEEFKEEREEVQKEGIKASKLLTSSPRLQSKGSPLSRPQPMQIEYKAVCWKEDKNKTSWSKKDSENPGEKPQASPNLVTEVSRSPSNANTLHYTTGDTTIAKPCHRDLNVAAETQETVTEMHKVPDNEDKPVVVRTDRKPPMLGSLPKLPSKEREVSTAVVLIRDKSSKTKTSASPAQEEIPIPVQAPAASPSPGPTTPGGHSVSMLLKEKGYQADIGAVVGDNHSAAGSKGVPHKHVNCLEIPLQTTNPLDGGRIESHRERTFSSSSTTSGPSAMSDNTDTLIKTREDEGVGSKPTVKDTAKQKSASPLRNTQEPTPPPTKHRDIGDFEAVKRLDPTFPPRSPAIRRFRPQPIEVKSLSKETQKQETPTNTTGNNRPQTIEVKSIAKNSQKPVVPPKPSCKFKPSDLGATPNEVQRPSAATTTTTTVKPQGEERSQTIVVSSPTIYRKISNESTSTSNYTRKLAVSAVSSLKPPPCKAPATTISNVSNQSRAPSETEASNDRGQQQKPGASPQSSRYTQRPTTLATAPISATEPGLTSAPGPVSDPKANPVLGPDSAEASQPSQPAVMDPDPQSQYPRMAYPHEQAMPVASNNTKQPAAVSTTQVPGYTHQPCRRTLSNERSQRTDDLRFFASDDPPSYDERESFSPLMLPDLTPRRSNRYQPSSRPPPCSCTAGCPSHPGLTPPHHHRSPHNLTPPAPPHSPGQALPYPAVQPPLRPHQCRPDPQPMSYQPGSPKASPLGPSQPPVMYQPLHQPPPCPPHPSLMQACPADRPLQPPQHIDPRRPPVHRSPQQQPPSMSGAPYSDPGHSHSPGLPPMDPQYLCGPQSLGPSYGSEYGGDSSSLYSESSYAQTPRRVLLDPETGKYFYIEVPVQPLRKMLFDPETGQYVEVLIPQQAMSHSGLYPPSAAPYTPIHNPNMYAPAPQYMPYAAPPPQAHPQAQPQPPRYPEASAAATMHPGGPGVSYRNPSGQGSKPEPPNHPPLDQSYLESMYYVPTGMNASPNPTPPDYYHKHPPNLPPTGGKRS; the protein is encoded by the coding sequence ATGGACAGCTGGACTCTCCAGGGGGACAGCTACTCCTTCCTGCGCAGCACACCCCACCGCAACTTTTCCCTGTGCCACCGTGACGGCACCCCCAACCACGTTGAAATCTTCGACATCATCAACGTCCCTAGTCAGCGCAGTGCCATTTCTGAGACCACCTGCCTGTGTGACATTTTTGGAGACGATTGTGAGACACCCTCCCTCTCAAGCAGCCCTGCAGTAGGGGCTTTTGTCCCTTCCCAGAGGGAGGTGGATGGAACAGCTGCTGCATCACCTCTGGTGGATGATCTGAACGACTCGGGCTCCTACCACACTGCACCGGGCTCCAGTGAAGGAGAGGAGGGCTTCGAAGATTCAAGAGAAAGGCTTTACAGCCCTCTGTTGCAGAGCGAGTCTTCAGAGAGGAGGCAGCCAGAGGGTGAGGGACTGAGCTTAGGGCATTCAGAAGTTTCTGAGGACACTAGCCCAATTTTAGATCCAAAAAGCAAATCACCAGTACCTCAGCTTAGTACAGCTAGCCCATCATCTGAAGTCGTGAGCACTGCTGAGTGGACCCCCTCTCCTGGACATAACAGCCCCTTTACCCTCAGCACAGAGGGAAGAGcatcttctttgtcttcttcctcaGTTGAGAAAAGATGTTCACCATTATCACCTAATCCGAGAGAGGCTCATTCAGAAACTGAAACAAGAAGAAGCACTCCCACTGTCAAAGATAAACTTAATAGCCCCTTGCATCAGTCGTTGTCTCAAAGTCCCTCCCCTGAGCCTAGGAACTGTGTCAGCTCATCCTCCTCTGAATCAGTGAACACCCAATTGTTACCTGAGTTCAGGGTCACACAAGTCTCACCTGAGCCAAGAAGCAGCTACTTTAATCAACACAGCAGTCCCTCACCTGAGCCCACATCTAAAGATTTTACAAAATCGGCTTTTGAATCTAGAGCCATCCTTTCATCTCCTTTACCTTCCTTCAGTGGTACAGAGCTGACATCCCAGTCAACAGAAACACTGGCCTCTCCTGAGCTGAGGAATAGGCCCTACTCCCCTTACACTCAAGCATCATCTcctttttctgagttaagaggGAGGGTCTCCCTGCCTGATCTCCTCAGCAGAGGCTCCACACCTGATATTGAGCATCACACCCACACGCCTGAGCTGATTTCTGAACCCTCCACTGCAGAAAGAGACACCACAACTACTCCTGACAGCCAAGATACAAGGTTATCACCTGCCAGTGCCGTGTCTACACCTGCCCCTCGATACACACCTCCCTCACCTGTTATTTCAATTGCAACATCTCCTGAGCTTGTGGAGAGTAGTATCTCACCCCAATTAAGACAGACAGCTCCCTCACCTGGTCTGCTCAGTGCTGCTTCTCCGATTACAACTGGCGCAAGAACTCCTTCTCCCAGCTCCTCAGATAAAATAAGACACATTTCAACACCTTCTGAGAGCAGGGCCCAGGTTTCTTCACCTGTGGTAACTTATAGCTTATCTCCATCACCAGGAGTTACAAGCAGCTGCTCTCCCATAGAGCACAGACATACTGCTCCGTCACCTGAAATCAGGATTACAGCATCCTCACCTGAGTTCGGTAGGAGAGAGTGTTCTTCTGACGTGGAGACAACATCAGAGTCTTCTCTCCCAGAGCCTCACTCTGACTCTGCCTCATCAAGAAGCCTCACTTCGTCCCCTCACATTACAGGGATTTCTTATTGTGTTGTTCAGCCTGAGGACAGGAACACTCCCCCGTTTCCTGAGCTCTCTCGTCTCTCCACCCCAGAGCCTGATAGGACACTTGTGTCCCCTGAAGCAAGGAGCCCAACCCCAAGCAGAGACAGTATACAGAGCAGTATTGCAGAGTCCACTGGCACACCAAGAGATTCACCTCACCTAAGCTCTGCCCTGCAGCCTGAAATCCCTCTGTCGCCCAAACCCAGGTACCAAACACCTTCACCTCAGCTGAAGCATCACACTCCCTCACCTGAGCCAAGATATCAAACCACTTCATCGGACGAGTATCAAAGTCCCTCACTTCAGCACAGAAGTAGAGATCCATCACCTGCTGCCTCATCTCCTGAGCAGAGGTATCATCAGCATTCACCGGCAACCCTGTCCACGGAGTACAACCCTCAGTATACACAGCCTACTCCTCCTCTGAGAAATACACCTGAGGTTGAGGCAGATTTGTCTTCAGTTGATATTACACAAACAAAAGAGAGTGTGTCACCCTCATTTGAATCAGACAGGGTAGAAAAATCAGGTGTAGCTGAAATCAAAAGCAGTTCACCAGTGGTGACAGTACAGTTACCTGCATCTATTTCACCTTTCTTAGCTGAGGAAAAGGTAGAAAGTTCACTGAAACAACAAAGCACAGAGAGAAAAGCAACGCCAAAGGAAGCATACTTTCAGGATAACTCAAGTTCTGCCTCCTTccctaaagaaaaacaaactatcAGCCCCTCCTTTATTCAGAAAGAGGACACTTATAACAACGCCCCCATTGCAATCAAGTCTCCCTCCCCTAATCTTCAAGTCTCTAAGGACAGGAGTCCAAATATTTCACTTGTCCACAACTCACCTGTGCAGAGACTGGAAAACCCACAGCCACAGTTCACTGCGTATCCCTTAACTTCTGAAAGCAGCAGCTCATTTAAATCAGCTTGGACACCTGAGCCTGCGAGAAGACAGCTGTCAACCAAGGTTAGACGTGAAAACAGAGAGACAATCACAGAGGACATGGCCCACCATGTAAACAGAAGGCACACTCCCTCTCCACCACTCACCAGGTTTACACCTGTTCACATCATAGCCCCTGAGAAACCATACAGACCCTGGCAGAGCAGAAGCCGTAGCCCCTCTCAGGTTGAAGCATCCTCACTGAGTGGAAATTTAAAGAAAGCTGTGACAAATAGGGAAATCCCCAATGTTGCCTATGTTGACAATAATAGCCAGGCCCACTGGGTCAAGCAAGGAAGGCAATTGGAGATGGAGAGGGAAATGCATCTGGAGGAGGATAGAATAGTAGGTAGGGAGCAACGAAGGGCTagggagatagagagagagagaaagagggaggagcgTGTTCCTGAAAAGGGGAAGGGTTGGCAGGGGGACGCCAGTTACAGAGGGGAACAGGTTGAGCTGTCATTCAATGCCAGGAATAGAAAAGGGCCTGCGAGTCGCAGTACAGCTCCCACAAGCAGAGAGACCCGTCAGGGACTGCCAACAGCGCATTCCTATTCAGAGGGCTTGCTTGCCACCAGGCAGCTACAGCAACAACAGAGTCTGCTAAGACTTGCTCCCCAACAAGACACCAGGGGTGGTGGTTCCAGCAGACGGCTTCATCCTCCTGCACCCCACAACAAGAACAGTGCTCCTGGACGAGCAGCCACAAACAGACCCTGCCAGAGTTCCAGCTCAAGCATGGGAAGTGAGCTTGATGAGGCAGACCATGAGGTAAAGTGGTTCACAGACTTGGCTTTCCGCAGCCTGTCAAGCCCTGAGGTAGATTACCTTGACATGTACAACTCCAGCCACCGTTCATCTACCAACATCTCTCAACCATCTACCCAGGAGAGCCCAGCTGGGGTCAGTGCAGCCTGGCCGGCCTATGCTGACTTCAGGGGTTCTGCTCAAAAGCTGGACAATGACGAACTCTCCTTCCAGCAACCATCTGCATACTACTCAGATGGCCTAGATCCATCAAGGCGCTATGAGATGGGCAGCTTTGAGTGTGTAGATGTGGCTGTGGAAAGAGAGGACTCCAGGAGGGTGAGAAGAGGAGTGCCAAAGAGACAGATCCAGCTAAAAAGGAAGAGCAATGCAGAAGGGAAGCAggatgagagcagtgaaaatAGTAGTCCAGGTTTACCAGTGATGGTGGAAAGCCCCTCTCTAGAGAGTCACTCCAGAGAGACATTCATTAGACAACACAGTACACCAGCAGCAATGCAAGGATGCTACCCTTCTGAGCGCAGTCCTGAGCCCCAtcaacaaaatgaaagaaaatcaaaactCCAGAAATCTGCCTCTCTGGATGAAACATGCACTAAAACCAAGATGGCCACTTGTCTCATCAAGAGTGTGTTGTCCAAGAAGATGCAAAGTGTTGATAAGCAACCTGATGAGCAGACAGGAGAAGAAGGGAGCCCCGCTTTTGAGGAAAACAGCCCACCAACAGAGAGTTCATGTGCACCACTTAAAGAATCCCCAAAACCTGATGCACATATTTTAAGTTCCAGCCTTCAGTCAGATTATAGTCTGTCATCCGACGGTCTCCCTGTGAGGGGAGAACCAAGCACAAAGGATGAAGCAAAACCACCAAAAAGCTTTGGAGGGAGATCCAGTAACAGGCCAAGTTCATCCAGCAGCAGTAGAAGTGTTAACTTCTCACTGACTGAAAGTGAAGACACTGATTCTCAAAGCAGGAATGCAACCTCATCAGGATCTGAAATGAGATCAGAGGTGAAAGCACCATTTGATAGTAAACAGTCAAGAAGTAGAGTACGACGAGCAGATGACAGTAAAACATGGGACGGAAgggaggctggtgactcagcaAATGCCACTGCCGGGAACACGGCAGCTCCTTCTGCCACTGGAGCCAGCAACACGCAGGCCAGGGTGACAAACAGAGAccaggaatgtgaaaacacagagGACCATAAACAACTGCAACAGGGTGCCAAGGGCGCCTACATGTCACAGACACAGGAGATCACACTCAAAGCCGTGGAGAAAAAGAAAGCCTCCCTAAATGTTTGTCTCACACCTGAGGCAGAAAACAAACCTGAGGCTTCTTCACCAGTACTGGAGGAAAGGCTAGAGACCAGTGTCgatgagaaaacagaggaagacgaagaaaatggaaataataaAGTGAAGGTCCCCATTCACAAAGTCAGAGATGTGAGGCGGCTTGTGAAAAATACGTATAATCTGTCCTTCAAGGCAACTAGTGCTGTAACGCCATCAAGTGTGGATGAAGAAAGGATGGAAACATTTAATGAGGAAAGGAGGGAAGACGTCatagcagaggaggagagggaggtaAGGCAAGAGataaggagggaggagaggagggaggacagggaggaggagttcaaggaggagagggaagaggtACAGAAAGAGGGGATAAAAGCCTCAAAGCTGCTAACCTCATCTCCACGTCTTCAGAGCAAAGGAAGTCCTCTGTCTCGTCCGCAGCCAATGCAAATAGAATACAAGGCTGTTTGCTGgaaagaagacaaaaataaaacgtCATGGAGCAAAAAAGATTCAGAAAACCCAGGTGAAAAACCCCAGGCTTCACCAAATCTTGTCACAGAGGTAAGCAGATCCCCCTCAAATGCAAACACATTGCATTACACAACAGGAGACACAACAATTGCAAAGCCGTGTCACCGTGATctaaatgtggcagcagaaacacAAGAGACTGTGACAGAAATGCATAAAGTGCCAGACAATGAAGACAAACCTGTGGTTGTTAGAACAGACCGAAAACCTCCCATGCTTGGCAGCCTCCCCAAACTGCCCAGTAAGGAAAGAGAGGTGTCCACTGCTGTCGTTTTAATAAGGGATAAATCCAGCAAGACCAAGACATCTGCATCGCCAGCCCAGGAAGAGATTCCCATCCCAGTCCAAGCCCCAGCTGCTTCACCTTCACCTGGGCCTACTACCCCTGGTGGCCACTCAGTTTCCATGTTACTAAAGGAAAAAGGCTACCAAGCTGACATTGGAGCAGTGGTGGGTGACAACCACAGCGCAGCTGGAAGTAAAGGGGTTCCACATAAACACGTGAACTGCCTGGAGATCCCCCTTCAGACCACCAATCCTTTAGATGGAGGTCGCATCGAGTCTCACAGAGAGAGGACCTTCTCCTCTTCATCCACCACGTCTGGCCCCTCAGCAATGTCTGACAACACAGACACCCTGATAAAGACAAGAGAAGACGAGGGAGTTGGCAGTAAGCCTACAGTAAAAGACACAGCAAAGCAAAAAAGTGCTTCTCCGCTACGAAATACGCAGGAGCCAACACCACCTCCCACCAAACACAGGGATATTGGAGATTTTGAAGCAGTGAAAAGACTAGATCCAACTTTCCCCCCAAGGTCCCCTGCAATAAGGAGATTCAGACCACAGCCAATTGAGGTTAAGTCACTGTCTAAAGAAACTCAGAAACAAGAGACGCCCACAAACACTACAGGAAACAACAGACCTCAAACCATTGAAGTTAAATCTATAGCTAAAAATTCTCAAAAGCCAGTGGTGCCTCCAAAACCAAGCTGCAAATTTAAACCCTCAGATTTAGGAGCAACGCCAAATGAAGTGCAAAGAccatcagcagcaacaacaacaacaacaactgtgaAACCACAAGGTGAGGAGAGGTCTCAAACAATTGTAGTGTCCTCACCGACAATCTATAGAAAAATCTCCAATGAGTCCACATCAACATCAAACTATACAAGAAAACTAGCTGTGTCTGCGGTATCCAGCCTCAAACCTCCACCTTGCAAAGCACCAGCAACCACCATCTCCAATGTCTCAAACCAGTCAAGAGCACCATCAGAGACAGAGGCATCTAATGACAGAGGTCAGCAACAAAAGCCAGGGGCCTCGCCTCAGAGCTCTAGATATACACAAAGACCCACAACCTTGGCTACAGCTCCAATATCAGCCACTGAGCCTGGTTTAACTTCAGCTCCAGGTCCAGTGTCTGACCCGAAAGCAAACCCCGTTCTTGGACCTGACTCAGCTGAAGCCAGCCAGCCAAGCCAGCCAGCTGTTATGGATCCAGACCCCCAATCACAGTATCCCAGGATGGCATACCCTCATGAACAAGCTATGCCGGTAGcttcaaacaacacaaaacaacctgcaGCTGTTTCCACAACACAAGTGCCAGGATACACACACCAGCCATGCCGCAGAACACTCTCTAACGAACGCTCCCAACGAACAGATGACCTACGTTTCTTTGCCTCAGATGATCCTCCAAGCTATGATGAAAGAGAGAGCTTCAGTCCCCTCATGCTCCCAGATCTGACACCCAGGAGGTCAAATCGCTATCAACCCTCCTCCCgccctcctccctgctcctgcACAGCTGGCTGCCCTTCCCACCCTGGTCTCACTCCTCCTCACCATCACCGCAGCCCCCATAACCTAACCCCTCCTGCCCCTCCGCACTCTCCAGGCCAGGCACTACCTTACCCAGCTGTTCAGCCCCCTCTCCGTCCCCACCAGTGCCGACCTGACCCTCAGCCAATGAGCTACCAGCCTGGCTCTCCCAAAGCAAGTCCTCTTGGTCCAAGCCAGCCACCAGTCATGTATCAGCCTCTCCACCAGCCTCCTCCCTGCCCTCCCCACCCGTCACTCATGCAGGCCTGCCCTGCTGACCGCCCATTGCAGCCACCCCAGCATATTGACCCTCGACGACCCCCTGTCCACAGATCCCCCCAACAACAGCCGCCAAGCATGTCTGGGGCTCCTTACAGTGATCCTGGCCATAGCCACTCTCCTGGCCTTCCTCCTATGGATCCCCAGTACTTATGTGGCCCTCAAAGCCTGGGGCCTTCCTATGGCTCTGAATATGGGGGTGACAGCTCCAGTTTGTACTCAGAGAGCAGCTATGCACAGACACCTCGCAGAGTGCTCCTGGATCCTGAGACAGggaagtatttttacattgagGTGCCTGTTCAGCCACTGAGGAAAATGTTGTTTGACCCAGAGACGGGCCAGTATGTGGAAGTGCTCATCCCACAGCAAGCAATGTCACATTCAGGCCTGTATCCTCCTTCAGCAGCCCCCTACACACCTATCCACAATCCAAACATGTATGCTCCTGCTCCGCAGTACATGCCCTATGCAGCTCCTCCTCCCCAAGCCCACCCCCAGGCTCAGCCTCAGCCCCCCCGATATCCTGAGGCCTCCGCTGCAGCAACAATGCACCCAGGTGGGCCTGGGGTCAGCTACAGGAATCCCTCAGGTCAGGGGTCCAAGCCAGAGCCTCCAAACCATCCACCATTGGACCAGAGCTACCTGGAGAGTATGTATTATGTCCCTACAGGGATGAATGCGAGCCCCAATCCCACCCCACCAGACTATTACCACAAACATCCCCCCAACCTTCCCCCAACAGGGGGGAAAAGGTCCTGA